In a single window of the Leptospira sanjuanensis genome:
- a CDS encoding AAA domain-containing protein: protein MKEQKFSDSLAELEFVRTELEREKKEEDSLFSKDWLSRALQDRVQLGITLYPLVYEEQSLGREGSWILTFRFPDQEEYPAKFQSGAPVQIGKNEDRARAILVSLHKERIRIAIDEVPEWVEEGKCFLDLLPDETSYKEMFSALDVLSAATKGTRLYVNRELLLGYGKPDPIALRDGDRSRVLGRMTGTLNESQKNAALHAVLTEDVTIIHGPPGTGKTTTLTEIVSQIVAEEKTVLVSAPTHSACDLLVESITERGIPVLRLGHPARISEAALHTTLDYKLFHHPDGKLLSEYRKDVIEISKQAKKFKRNFGEKEREERKNLFAEVKELKKTIRSMEKGLVDSLISSHSVIVSTPVASAKTVLEGRNFDFCMLDESSQALEPAAWIPILKSDRVILAGDHKQLPPTLFSEKNSLELTLFEKAAERLETSGRVFLLDTQYRMKDEIAAFPSREFYGNNLRSGRPEEERGSTFPETFPFLNAFQWIDTAGTDSEEIAVDDSLTNPFEADLQVRLCESLKENDWSEEEITILSPYRAQVRLISEKLKEAGFTKISVSTIDSFQGRENRCILLGFVRSNAEGRSGFLKESRRINVGMTRARDLLLCIGDSSTLSEDPFLSKLIQFAEAKEVFRTAWEFRDP from the coding sequence TTGAAAGAACAGAAATTCTCCGATTCCCTTGCGGAGTTGGAGTTCGTTCGAACCGAGTTGGAGCGGGAGAAAAAAGAAGAGGATTCCCTCTTTTCCAAAGACTGGCTTTCGCGTGCCTTGCAGGATCGAGTTCAACTCGGGATCACGTTATATCCTCTTGTCTACGAAGAACAATCTCTCGGAAGGGAAGGAAGTTGGATTCTGACCTTTCGTTTTCCCGATCAGGAAGAATATCCCGCCAAGTTTCAGTCCGGTGCGCCCGTTCAAATCGGAAAGAACGAGGATCGAGCTCGAGCAATATTAGTTTCTTTGCATAAAGAAAGGATCCGGATCGCGATCGACGAGGTTCCCGAATGGGTGGAAGAAGGAAAGTGCTTTTTGGATCTTTTGCCCGACGAAACCTCTTATAAGGAAATGTTTTCTGCGTTAGACGTCCTATCCGCAGCGACCAAGGGAACGCGTTTGTACGTAAATCGAGAGTTACTGCTCGGATATGGAAAGCCCGATCCGATCGCACTTCGAGACGGGGATCGTTCCCGCGTTTTGGGAAGAATGACAGGAACTTTGAACGAATCCCAAAAAAACGCCGCGCTCCACGCGGTTCTTACCGAAGACGTGACGATCATCCACGGTCCTCCGGGTACCGGAAAAACGACAACGTTAACCGAAATTGTAAGTCAAATCGTAGCGGAAGAAAAGACGGTTCTTGTTTCCGCGCCGACTCATTCCGCTTGCGATCTATTGGTGGAATCGATTACGGAGCGGGGAATTCCCGTTCTACGTCTCGGGCATCCCGCCCGAATCAGCGAAGCCGCTCTACATACGACCCTCGACTACAAACTATTTCATCATCCCGACGGAAAATTGTTAAGCGAATACAGAAAGGATGTCATTGAAATTTCCAAACAGGCGAAAAAGTTCAAACGCAACTTCGGTGAAAAGGAAAGGGAAGAACGGAAGAATCTGTTTGCGGAAGTAAAAGAACTCAAGAAAACGATTCGATCCATGGAAAAAGGATTGGTGGACAGTTTGATTTCCTCTCATTCCGTGATCGTTTCCACGCCGGTCGCGTCCGCAAAAACGGTGCTCGAAGGAAGAAACTTCGACTTTTGCATGTTAGACGAATCTTCGCAGGCGCTCGAACCCGCGGCGTGGATTCCGATCCTGAAATCGGATCGTGTGATTTTGGCGGGAGATCATAAGCAGCTTCCCCCGACCTTGTTTTCGGAAAAGAATTCTCTCGAACTGACGCTGTTTGAAAAGGCTGCGGAACGATTGGAAACTTCCGGCCGCGTATTTTTGCTCGACACGCAATATCGAATGAAGGACGAAATCGCCGCGTTTCCTTCTCGGGAATTTTACGGAAATAATTTGCGATCGGGTCGTCCGGAAGAGGAACGAGGTTCCACGTTTCCGGAAACATTCCCTTTTTTGAATGCGTTTCAGTGGATCGACACGGCCGGAACAGACAGCGAGGAAATTGCGGTAGACGACAGTCTTACCAATCCATTCGAAGCGGATCTTCAGGTTCGCCTGTGTGAGTCGCTCAAGGAAAACGACTGGTCCGAGGAGGAGATTACGATTCTTTCTCCCTATCGAGCGCAGGTTCGATTGATATCCGAAAAATTGAAAGAAGCCGGTTTTACCAAGATTAGCGTATCCACGATCGATTCGTTTCAAGGACGGGAGAATCGTTGTATTCTTCTCGGGTTTGTTCGTTCCAACGCGGAAGGCCGCTCGGGTTTTTTAAAAGAATCCAGAAGGATCAACGTCGGGATGACTCGCGCACGCGATCTGCTTTTGTGCATCGGAGATAGTTCTACTTTGTCGGAAGATCCGTTTTTATCAAAGTTGATTCAATTTGCGGAAGCAAAGGAAGTGTTCCGAACGGCATGGGAATTTCGCGACCCGTAG
- a CDS encoding PLP-dependent cysteine synthase family protein, whose protein sequence is MFDEISRSIDEFGNSFLGALNNIQKSFGRELSVAKPVKETILQMIGNTPLIRLNQIGSHIPNVEFYLKAEFCNPTGSVKDRTALSMLLSSERRGELKPGGQVIQPGYNTTAISLAWICTIRQYKFRCLVASDTDPQKIKDLQTFGAHVDIVPEAKGNWDDALLKKAKELKEKEKNTVILNEYKDMANTNAHFLFTGPEIWRDLSGNVDAFVAGGGSGGSISGVGRFLKSKKSSVRVIMGVSQKSRFIRKMVQHESGIHLPESFDPKIVDEYVGVDREQALLYQSDLYQKEGIFAGQTTGTTLASAIRFAEGLPTRDDQKSQVYRIVVLSPDRF, encoded by the coding sequence ATGTTTGATGAAATATCCCGTTCGATAGACGAGTTTGGAAATAGTTTCCTAGGCGCGCTGAACAACATTCAGAAATCTTTTGGACGGGAGCTCAGCGTAGCGAAACCCGTAAAAGAAACGATTCTACAGATGATCGGAAACACTCCGCTCATCCGATTGAATCAGATCGGTTCTCATATCCCCAACGTGGAGTTCTATCTCAAAGCTGAATTCTGCAATCCTACCGGCTCCGTAAAAGACAGAACCGCATTGTCCATGCTTCTTTCCTCAGAACGAAGGGGAGAATTAAAACCCGGAGGACAAGTGATCCAACCGGGATACAACACGACCGCGATCAGTCTCGCGTGGATCTGCACGATTCGTCAGTATAAGTTTCGTTGTCTCGTGGCGAGCGATACCGATCCGCAAAAGATCAAGGACTTACAAACCTTCGGCGCGCACGTGGACATCGTTCCCGAAGCGAAGGGGAACTGGGACGACGCTCTTTTAAAAAAAGCAAAAGAACTCAAAGAGAAAGAAAAGAACACCGTCATTCTAAACGAATACAAGGATATGGCGAACACAAACGCACATTTCCTTTTTACGGGGCCCGAAATCTGGAGAGATCTCAGCGGAAACGTGGACGCGTTTGTTGCGGGCGGCGGTTCCGGCGGATCGATATCCGGTGTCGGAAGATTTTTAAAATCCAAGAAGTCCTCCGTTCGTGTCATCATGGGTGTCAGCCAAAAATCCAGATTTATTCGTAAGATGGTGCAACACGAATCCGGAATTCATTTACCCGAGTCCTTTGATCCGAAAATCGTAGACGAATATGTCGGGGTGGATCGGGAACAAGCGCTTTTATATCAATCCGATCTCTATCAAAAAGAAGGAATCTTCGCGGGACAAACCACGGGAACGACTCTTGCGAGCGCGATCCGGTTTGCGGAAGGGCTTCCTACAAGAGACGACCAAAAATCTCAGGTCTACCGCATCGTAGTCCTTTCTCCGGACCGGTTTTGA
- a CDS encoding NrsF family protein — protein sequence MTRKEETTESLIQRMAAETPARRSAWNWFAILGPILAVTLVLYLLSLHPVTSRFVHIPSLFPDFLWIALIASYSFWILSQLRFPEESFSKSARIPILLAFLWIVYSVGLFAWDVFANHEIHSHVGRCWSILFLSSILLAGSGIYVLKGGKPGNPVLAAAILSVFSLALANFCLKFVCSDQSSFHILFSHVTTSVGLFFFGFFVFKKILKW from the coding sequence ATGACTCGCAAAGAAGAAACAACCGAATCCTTGATTCAAAGAATGGCGGCGGAAACTCCAGCACGACGAAGCGCGTGGAATTGGTTCGCGATTTTAGGTCCGATCCTCGCGGTTACACTCGTTTTATATCTTCTTTCTCTGCATCCGGTTACGAGTCGTTTCGTTCACATTCCTTCCTTGTTTCCTGATTTTTTATGGATCGCTCTCATCGCGTCGTATTCATTTTGGATCTTATCCCAACTTCGTTTTCCGGAAGAATCCTTTTCCAAGTCGGCGCGCATTCCTATTCTTCTCGCGTTTTTGTGGATCGTATATTCGGTCGGATTATTCGCCTGGGACGTATTTGCAAATCATGAAATTCATTCGCATGTCGGGCGTTGCTGGTCGATTCTTTTTCTTTCCAGCATTCTTCTGGCGGGGAGCGGAATTTACGTTTTGAAAGGCGGTAAACCGGGAAATCCCGTCCTGGCTGCGGCGATTCTTTCGGTGTTTAGCTTGGCGCTTGCGAACTTTTGTTTGAAGTTTGTTTGTTCGGATCAATCCTCGTTTCACATTCTGTTTTCGCACGTTACTACGAGCGTCGGATTGTTCTTTTTCGGCTTTTTCGTATTTAAGAAGATTCTAAAGTGGTAG
- a CDS encoding RNA polymerase sigma factor codes for MSAKKEIWEECSVLIRKAREGDQSSYEKFLRLVTGILRSYLIPRIGNAEDREDLVQEILIGLHKARDSYREDRHPAPWVFAIARYKTIDFLRKKKVGDRTFTTDNLEFFASPEPVEEEEPEKAREILREWLNILDERQKQILTHLKLDGMSVREVSERTGLSESNIKVITHRAVQKIRKHFSLDL; via the coding sequence ATGTCAGCTAAAAAAGAAATCTGGGAAGAATGTTCCGTTCTCATCCGCAAGGCAAGGGAAGGAGATCAGAGTTCCTATGAAAAATTCTTACGGCTCGTAACGGGAATTCTCCGGTCCTATCTCATACCCAGAATCGGCAACGCCGAAGATCGGGAAGATCTGGTTCAGGAAATTTTAATCGGACTTCACAAAGCCCGCGATTCTTACCGGGAGGACCGTCATCCGGCTCCTTGGGTTTTCGCCATCGCACGTTACAAAACCATCGATTTTCTCAGAAAGAAAAAAGTCGGAGACCGGACGTTCACCACGGACAACCTAGAATTTTTCGCTTCTCCCGAACCGGTGGAGGAAGAAGAACCGGAAAAGGCCCGCGAAATTTTGAGGGAATGGTTGAACATACTCGACGAAAGGCAAAAGCAGATTCTCACTCATTTGAAACTGGATGGGATGAGCGTTCGCGAAGTTTCGGAACGGACCGGACTTTCCGAATCGAACATCAAGGTCATCACGCACAGAGCGGTTCAAAAGATTCGAAAGCATTTTTCACTCGATCTTTGA
- the leuD gene encoding 3-isopropylmalate dehydratase small subunit, whose translation MKPFTVLNGVAALLDRPNVDTDQIIPKQFLRKIERTGFGVHLFHDWRYLDDAGTKPNPEFSLNQERYKGASVLVTRDNFGCGSSREHAPWALEDYGFRSIIAPSYADIFFNNCFKNGMLPVILKSEEVEELFQAVSSNVGAKIQIDLDKQTVTGPTGKVYSFEVDSFRKYCLYNGLDDIGLTLKQESKIGEFEKKQKEVEPWLYAI comes from the coding sequence ATGAAACCTTTTACTGTATTGAACGGCGTCGCGGCTTTACTCGATAGACCGAACGTCGACACGGATCAGATCATTCCGAAACAATTCTTAAGAAAGATCGAACGCACCGGATTCGGAGTTCATCTCTTTCACGACTGGAGATATTTGGACGACGCGGGAACAAAACCGAATCCCGAATTCTCCCTGAATCAGGAACGATACAAGGGCGCTTCCGTTCTCGTCACCAGAGACAACTTCGGATGCGGTTCTTCCAGAGAGCATGCACCTTGGGCGCTGGAAGACTACGGGTTTCGTTCGATCATCGCTCCTTCCTATGCGGATATCTTTTTCAACAACTGCTTTAAGAACGGAATGCTTCCGGTGATTCTCAAGTCGGAGGAAGTGGAGGAACTTTTTCAGGCAGTTTCGTCTAACGTTGGCGCAAAAATCCAAATCGATCTGGACAAACAAACCGTCACCGGACCGACCGGAAAAGTATACTCTTTCGAGGTGGATTCTTTCCGGAAATACTGTCTTTACAACGGACTCGACGATATCGGTCTGACCCTGAAACAGGAAAGTAAGATCGGGGAGTTTGAAAAAAAACAGAAAGAAGTTGAACCTTGGTTGTACGCTATATAA